One genomic segment of Actinoplanes ianthinogenes includes these proteins:
- a CDS encoding adenylate/guanylate cyclase domain-containing protein codes for MTCPVCGTVAVPGARFCHHCGSALPAAAALPAAERRIVTVLFGDLSDFTSWSEDLDPERVGAVTDRVLAALAGAVKTFGGHVDKLTGDGIMAVFGAPVAHEDDAERAVRAALSMQRAVRRVLDDERGGGAPLGLRVGLNTGEVVAGMQAGIEYTVIGDTVNTAARLADAAAVGTVYAGERTSNGTRHVASWRQLRPLRLKGKREPVPTYELLGLHDAPGTRSGLGDEAPFVGREAELGRVSGRLAEAIDSGTPRVLVMTAEAGIGKSRFAGEVKRLAAGYQAGGARVLRVRCRAFGERRRYAPLADLVRKAAGLPKDVVTTVGRTVVEERLRKVGQRLGVVLDTDRLLVLLGYGETPVNPGGPAAPADWPPSAKRVDAEAISVAVADLLNAMATTAPLMVIVDDLHDATATTVDALGSTLSSLEGPVVVLLLGRPELVRTAGALTHLADAEVHTLPPLRGADAARLLTSYLNGGKLPQPDIDRLLATAQGNPFYLAEMVTLLMERGALTPAVGANAAGKWQLAAGSLGRQLLSRDLAAVLAARIDALSAEPRAVLRDASVAGTTVPSGVLEALHERRPLAEAPGDADPAAELERAVDELLQRRMIHRSRGGFQFTTPLMREAAYAGIGKADLAERHAYLATWAAPETVSRYPDGATRLSLTDNDRDAFVAAHAEAAIELADAVRLRPDAAVREVAGLAVAALGRMARRALANIEPAAAIEYAERATVLAGGELPLPDQLVLARALLRLGRAEEALAYGQKITDRAVDDPVCRAEAMIVSGRAYEALGDGSRAVAAWQEALEVATEAQLLPERANAMRRLGMADFLNGKLSQASSRFAAAYQVTLAAGDRHGQAWALQNLAWVTTTRGDFAGTDAVLGRAARLFAELGDPVGRSWLRGTTAFARLLAGRLQEARRLARIFLPFGDRVGEGWAVGTLRVVEAYAAAELGDLGAADSQARRAYREFQEVADDWGCGLAMVVRGAIARGLGEFDHAADLLGDALWFADKTGHPLLLGMAGTLHGFVALQRGDLATAEADARRVMTAVEPHNALAPAQVGPRVLLAEARTRAGDASTAIGLLAPIASDTSSPSLLFSRRHALASYASALLAEGRVESALTWIERARDVPAEDVRSGVVAAMVRARVLAAADRCVEARVAAEEAVRLAHSTEQASERTAAEELRDTLAITGVEPAPAETVAYASDVPG; via the coding sequence GTGACCTGCCCCGTGTGCGGAACCGTCGCCGTTCCCGGTGCGCGCTTCTGCCACCACTGCGGCTCGGCCCTGCCGGCCGCCGCCGCGCTGCCCGCCGCCGAGCGGCGGATCGTCACCGTGCTCTTCGGCGACCTCTCCGACTTCACCTCCTGGTCCGAGGACCTCGACCCGGAGCGGGTCGGCGCGGTCACCGACCGGGTGCTCGCGGCGCTGGCCGGCGCGGTCAAGACGTTCGGCGGGCACGTCGACAAGCTGACCGGTGACGGGATCATGGCGGTCTTCGGCGCGCCGGTGGCGCACGAGGACGACGCCGAGCGGGCGGTCCGGGCGGCGCTGAGCATGCAGCGTGCGGTCCGCCGGGTGCTCGACGACGAGCGCGGCGGCGGCGCACCGCTCGGCCTGCGGGTCGGGCTGAACACCGGTGAGGTGGTCGCCGGCATGCAGGCCGGCATCGAATACACCGTCATCGGGGACACCGTGAACACCGCCGCCCGGCTGGCCGACGCCGCCGCGGTCGGCACGGTCTACGCCGGGGAGCGGACCAGTAACGGCACCCGGCACGTCGCCTCCTGGCGGCAGCTGCGCCCGCTGCGGCTCAAGGGCAAACGTGAGCCGGTCCCGACCTACGAGCTGCTCGGCCTGCACGATGCTCCGGGCACCCGGTCCGGCCTGGGCGACGAGGCGCCGTTCGTGGGCCGGGAGGCCGAGCTGGGCCGGGTCTCCGGGCGGCTGGCCGAGGCGATCGACTCGGGCACGCCCCGGGTGCTGGTGATGACCGCGGAGGCCGGGATCGGCAAGTCCCGCTTCGCCGGCGAGGTGAAACGGCTGGCCGCGGGTTATCAGGCGGGCGGCGCCCGGGTGCTGCGGGTGCGCTGCCGCGCGTTCGGCGAGCGGCGCCGCTACGCGCCCCTGGCCGACCTGGTCCGCAAGGCCGCCGGCCTGCCCAAGGACGTGGTCACCACGGTCGGCCGCACGGTCGTCGAGGAGCGGCTGCGCAAGGTCGGCCAGCGGCTCGGCGTCGTGCTGGACACCGACCGGCTGCTGGTCCTGCTCGGTTACGGGGAGACCCCGGTCAACCCGGGTGGCCCGGCCGCGCCCGCCGACTGGCCGCCGAGCGCCAAGCGGGTGGACGCCGAGGCGATCTCGGTCGCCGTCGCCGACCTGCTGAACGCGATGGCCACCACCGCCCCGCTGATGGTGATCGTCGACGACCTGCACGACGCCACCGCCACCACGGTCGACGCGCTGGGCAGCACGCTGTCGAGCCTGGAGGGCCCGGTGGTGGTGCTGCTGCTCGGCCGGCCGGAGCTGGTGCGTACCGCCGGGGCGCTGACCCATCTCGCCGACGCCGAGGTGCACACCCTGCCGCCGTTGCGCGGGGCGGACGCGGCGCGACTGCTCACGTCGTACTTGAACGGCGGGAAACTGCCGCAGCCGGACATCGACCGGCTGCTCGCCACCGCCCAGGGCAACCCGTTCTACCTGGCCGAGATGGTCACCCTGCTGATGGAGCGGGGCGCGCTGACCCCGGCGGTGGGCGCCAACGCGGCCGGCAAGTGGCAGCTCGCGGCCGGTTCGCTGGGCCGCCAGCTGCTCTCCCGTGACCTGGCCGCGGTGCTCGCCGCGCGTATCGACGCGCTCTCCGCCGAGCCGCGCGCGGTGCTGCGGGACGCCTCGGTGGCCGGCACCACGGTGCCCAGCGGGGTGCTCGAGGCGCTGCACGAGCGCCGTCCGCTGGCCGAGGCGCCGGGCGACGCCGACCCGGCCGCCGAGCTCGAACGCGCCGTCGACGAGCTGCTGCAACGCCGCATGATCCACCGCAGCCGGGGCGGTTTCCAGTTCACCACCCCGCTGATGCGGGAGGCGGCCTATGCCGGGATCGGCAAGGCCGACCTGGCCGAGCGGCACGCCTACCTGGCGACCTGGGCGGCCCCGGAGACGGTCAGCAGATATCCGGACGGCGCCACCCGGTTGAGCCTGACCGACAACGATCGGGACGCCTTCGTGGCCGCCCACGCCGAGGCGGCGATCGAGCTGGCCGACGCGGTCCGGCTGCGCCCCGACGCCGCGGTCCGCGAGGTGGCCGGGCTCGCCGTGGCCGCGCTCGGCCGGATGGCCCGGCGCGCGCTGGCCAACATCGAGCCGGCCGCCGCCATCGAGTACGCCGAGCGGGCCACCGTGCTGGCCGGCGGCGAGCTGCCGCTGCCCGATCAGCTGGTGCTGGCCCGGGCGCTGCTGCGGCTGGGGCGGGCCGAGGAGGCGCTGGCGTACGGCCAGAAGATCACCGATCGAGCCGTCGACGACCCGGTGTGCCGGGCCGAGGCGATGATCGTGTCCGGCCGGGCCTACGAGGCGCTCGGCGACGGCAGCCGCGCGGTGGCCGCCTGGCAGGAGGCCCTGGAGGTGGCCACCGAGGCGCAGCTGCTGCCGGAGCGGGCGAACGCGATGCGCCGGCTCGGCATGGCCGACTTCCTGAACGGCAAGCTGAGCCAGGCGAGCAGCCGGTTCGCCGCGGCGTACCAGGTGACGCTGGCCGCCGGCGACCGGCACGGCCAGGCCTGGGCCTTGCAGAATCTCGCCTGGGTGACCACCACCCGGGGCGACTTCGCCGGCACCGACGCGGTGCTGGGGCGGGCCGCGCGGCTCTTCGCCGAGCTCGGCGACCCGGTCGGGCGGTCCTGGCTGCGCGGCACCACGGCGTTCGCCCGGCTGCTGGCCGGCCGATTGCAGGAGGCGCGCCGGCTGGCCCGGATCTTCCTGCCGTTCGGTGACCGGGTCGGTGAGGGCTGGGCGGTCGGGACGCTGCGGGTGGTGGAGGCGTACGCCGCGGCCGAGCTGGGCGACCTGGGCGCGGCCGACAGCCAGGCGCGGCGGGCATATCGCGAGTTCCAGGAGGTCGCCGACGACTGGGGCTGCGGGCTCGCCATGGTGGTGCGCGGCGCGATCGCCCGCGGGCTGGGCGAGTTCGACCACGCCGCCGACCTGCTCGGCGACGCGCTCTGGTTCGCCGACAAGACCGGGCACCCGTTGCTGCTCGGGATGGCCGGCACGCTGCACGGGTTCGTCGCGTTGCAGCGGGGTGACCTGGCCACCGCCGAGGCCGACGCCCGGCGGGTGATGACCGCGGTCGAGCCGCACAACGCGCTGGCCCCGGCCCAGGTCGGGCCGCGGGTGCTGCTCGCCGAGGCGCGGACCCGGGCGGGCGACGCGAGCACCGCGATCGGGCTGCTGGCGCCGATCGCGAGTGACACCTCGTCGCCGTCGCTGCTGTTCTCCCGGCGGCACGCGCTGGCGTCGTACGCGTCGGCCCTGCTCGCCGAGGGCCGGGTGGAGTCCGCGCTGACCTGGATCGAGCGGGCCCGCGACGTGCCGGCCGAGGACGTGCGCAGCGGGGTGGTCGCGGCCATGGTCCGGGCCCGGGTGCTGGCCGCCGCGGACCGGTGCGTGGAGGCCCGGGTGGCGGCCGAGGAGGCGGTGCGATTGGCGCACTCGACCGAGCAGGCGAGCGAGCGGACCGCCGCCGAGGAACTGCGCGACACCCTGGCGATCACCGGGGTCGAACCGGCTCCGGCGGAAACTGTCGCCTACGCGTCTGACGTGCCGGGATGA
- a CDS encoding MBL fold metallo-hydrolase has translation MGGAEPASATGNPSVDRLPGWVSLLRAPNPGPMTLDGTNTWILRAPGAAFGTVIDPGPLDEEHLLRIAERGPFQFILITHGHHDHVEGAERLSELLGGTAILAADPAHCLHGEPLDPNESLGGNGLEIHVLDTPGHTRDSVCFLVECEGERVMFTGDTILGRGTTVVAAPDGDLSSYLASLEVLRAYENVLMLPGHGPARHDTAALAGEYLSHRMERLAQVRAAMAAGARTPEAVVDVVYPDIDPRVRFAAEWSAAAQIDHLERESAAGADGLDRL, from the coding sequence ATGGGGGGTGCTGAGCCCGCGTCGGCCACGGGAAATCCGTCCGTCGACCGGCTGCCGGGTTGGGTGTCGCTGCTACGTGCTCCCAACCCGGGCCCGATGACGCTCGACGGCACGAACACGTGGATCTTGCGGGCGCCCGGCGCGGCGTTCGGGACGGTGATCGATCCCGGACCGCTGGACGAGGAGCACCTGCTCCGGATCGCCGAGCGCGGGCCGTTCCAGTTCATCCTGATCACGCACGGTCATCACGATCACGTCGAGGGCGCCGAGCGGCTCTCCGAGCTGCTCGGCGGCACCGCGATCCTGGCCGCCGACCCGGCTCACTGCCTGCACGGTGAGCCGTTGGACCCCAACGAGAGCCTCGGTGGGAACGGGTTGGAAATACACGTCCTGGACACTCCGGGGCACACCAGGGATTCGGTGTGCTTTCTCGTCGAGTGTGAGGGCGAGCGCGTGATGTTCACCGGTGACACGATTCTGGGCCGCGGGACCACGGTGGTGGCCGCGCCGGACGGGGACCTGAGTTCCTACCTGGCTAGTCTCGAGGTGCTCCGGGCGTACGAAAATGTCCTGATGCTGCCCGGCCACGGACCGGCCCGGCACGACACCGCGGCCCTCGCCGGGGAATATCTGAGTCACCGGATGGAGCGGCTCGCGCAGGTCAGGGCCGCGATGGCGGCCGGCGCGCGGACACCGGAGGCGGTGGTCGACGTGGTCTACCCGGACATCGATCCGCGGGTGCGGTTCGCCGCGGAGTGGTCGGCGGCCGCCCAGATCGATCATCTGGAACGGGAATCAGCGGCGGGGGCCGACGGTTTGGACCGGCTGTGA
- a CDS encoding RidA family protein, producing MTTPVAGEGGVDAYAKLAELGLTLPTVVPPLASYVPAVQSGNYVYVSGQLPIVDGKLLRTGKVGDDVTAEEAAELAKICALNALAAIEGLVGLGRLVKIVKVGGFVASAPGFTGQPAVINGASNLFGDVLGEQGRHARSAVGVAELPLGAPVEVDVIAEVQ from the coding sequence GTGACCACGCCGGTCGCCGGGGAGGGCGGCGTCGACGCGTACGCGAAACTGGCCGAGCTGGGCCTGACCCTGCCGACCGTGGTGCCGCCGCTGGCGTCCTACGTGCCGGCCGTGCAGTCCGGCAACTATGTCTACGTCTCCGGCCAGCTGCCGATCGTCGACGGGAAGCTGCTGCGCACCGGCAAGGTCGGCGACGACGTGACCGCCGAGGAGGCCGCCGAGCTGGCCAAGATCTGCGCGCTGAACGCGCTGGCCGCGATCGAGGGCCTGGTCGGGCTGGGCCGGCTCGTGAAGATCGTCAAGGTGGGCGGCTTCGTGGCGTCCGCGCCGGGCTTCACCGGTCAGCCGGCCGTGATCAACGGCGCGTCCAACCTCTTCGGCGACGTGCTCGGCGAGCAGGGGCGGCACGCCCGCAGCGCGGTCGGGGTGGCCGAGTTGCCGCTGGGCGCGCCGGTCGAGGTCGACGTGATCGCCGAAGTGCAGTGA
- a CDS encoding DUF4177 domain-containing protein, which translates to MQKWEYVTVPLLVHATKQILDNWGEEGWELVQVVPGPNPEQLVAYMKRPKS; encoded by the coding sequence ATGCAGAAGTGGGAGTACGTGACCGTGCCCCTGCTGGTACACGCGACCAAGCAGATCCTCGACAACTGGGGCGAGGAAGGCTGGGAGCTGGTCCAGGTAGTGCCGGGTCCCAACCCCGAGCAGTTGGTCGCCTACATGAAGCGGCCGAAGTCGTGA
- a CDS encoding ArsA family ATPase has product MGEHHGNWPERLHIVTGKGGTGKTSVAAALALGLAAGGRRTLLVEVEGRQGIAQLFGVDPLPYSERRITTTTGGGEVRALPVDPEEALLEYLDMFYKLGAAGRMLRKVGAIDFATTIAPGLRDVLLTGKVKEATTRSSDGRRTYDAVILDAPPTGRIGRFLNVTAETAKLAKMGPIKTQSDGVSSLLRSPMTTVHVVTLLEEMPVQETLDAIDELRELGIPVGRIILNGARPPLLAGGKVTKAEIKRGLVAAGLPAAPATVGRLAAEAQAHLTRRELEESLRHDLTERGRPMVELPQLPDGMDRAGLDVLASRLMSV; this is encoded by the coding sequence ATGGGCGAGCATCACGGCAACTGGCCGGAGCGATTGCACATCGTGACCGGTAAGGGCGGCACCGGTAAGACGAGCGTCGCGGCCGCTCTCGCGCTGGGCCTGGCCGCCGGTGGCCGCCGCACGCTGCTGGTCGAGGTGGAGGGCCGGCAGGGCATCGCCCAGCTGTTCGGCGTCGACCCGCTGCCGTATTCGGAGCGCCGGATCACCACGACCACCGGGGGCGGCGAGGTCCGCGCCCTGCCGGTCGACCCCGAGGAGGCCCTCCTCGAATACCTGGACATGTTCTACAAGCTCGGCGCCGCCGGCCGGATGCTGCGCAAGGTCGGCGCCATCGACTTCGCCACCACGATCGCGCCGGGCCTGCGCGACGTGCTGCTCACCGGCAAGGTCAAGGAGGCCACCACCCGCTCGTCGGACGGCCGCCGGACCTACGACGCGGTGATCCTGGACGCCCCGCCCACCGGCCGGATCGGCCGCTTCCTGAACGTGACGGCGGAGACCGCCAAGCTGGCCAAGATGGGCCCGATCAAGACCCAGAGCGACGGGGTGTCCTCGCTGCTGCGCTCGCCGATGACCACGGTGCACGTGGTCACCCTGCTCGAGGAGATGCCGGTGCAGGAGACGCTCGACGCGATCGACGAGCTGCGCGAGCTGGGCATCCCGGTCGGCCGGATCATCCTGAACGGCGCCCGGCCGCCGCTGCTGGCCGGCGGCAAGGTGACCAAGGCGGAGATCAAGCGGGGCCTGGTCGCGGCCGGCCTGCCCGCCGCGCCGGCCACCGTCGGCCGGCTGGCCGCCGAGGCGCAGGCGCACCTGACCCGGCGCGAGCTGGAGGAGTCGCTGCGGCACGACCTGACCGAGCGGGGCCGCCCGATGGTCGAGCTGCCGCAGTTGCCCGACGGTATGGACCGGGCTGGGTTGGATGTCCTCGCCAGTCGTCTGATGAGTGTTTGA
- a CDS encoding ArsA family ATPase, giving the protein MTAPRLDIDGLLADPAIRIVVCCGSGGVGKTTTAAALGLRAAEVHGRRTVVLTIDPARRLAQSMGLTELDNTPRQVKGIDAGTSGGELHAMMLDMKRTFDEVVEQHTTPKRAAEIFANPFYQAMSSTFAGTQEYMAMEKLGQLRAGDQWDLIIVDTPPSRSALDFLDAPARLSRFLDGRMLRMLLAPARAGGKSMFSLVTASFGLFSRAVQKILGAQLLTDLSGFVAALDSMFGGFRQRADQTYRILQDPQTAFLLVAAPEKDAIREAAYFAERLVTERMPLSGLVLNRMHESEPAGLSAEESLAAAERLDAAGDQPITADVLRIHAGLLRQAEREIRVAAGFTEAFPQVPTTSVAAQPADVHDVDGLRTIGALLA; this is encoded by the coding sequence GTGACCGCTCCACGGCTCGACATCGACGGTCTGCTGGCCGACCCGGCCATCCGGATCGTGGTGTGCTGCGGCTCCGGCGGGGTCGGCAAGACCACCACCGCCGCCGCGCTCGGGTTGCGGGCCGCCGAGGTGCACGGCCGTCGCACGGTGGTGCTGACCATCGACCCGGCCCGCCGGCTGGCCCAGTCGATGGGCCTCACCGAGCTGGACAACACCCCGCGCCAGGTCAAGGGCATCGACGCCGGCACGTCCGGCGGCGAGCTGCACGCCATGATGCTGGACATGAAGCGCACCTTCGACGAGGTGGTCGAGCAGCACACCACGCCGAAACGCGCCGCGGAGATCTTCGCGAACCCGTTCTACCAGGCCATGAGCTCGACCTTCGCCGGCACCCAGGAGTACATGGCGATGGAGAAGCTGGGCCAGCTGCGGGCCGGCGACCAGTGGGACCTGATCATCGTGGACACCCCGCCGTCGCGTTCCGCGCTCGACTTCCTGGACGCCCCGGCCCGGCTCTCCCGATTCCTCGACGGCCGGATGCTGCGGATGCTGCTGGCCCCGGCGCGGGCCGGCGGCAAGAGCATGTTCAGCCTGGTCACCGCGTCGTTCGGGCTGTTCTCCCGGGCGGTGCAGAAAATCCTCGGCGCGCAGCTGCTCACCGACCTGTCCGGCTTCGTCGCGGCGCTGGACTCGATGTTCGGCGGTTTCCGGCAGCGCGCCGATCAGACGTACCGGATCCTGCAGGACCCGCAGACCGCGTTCCTGCTGGTCGCCGCCCCGGAGAAGGACGCGATCCGGGAGGCCGCCTATTTCGCCGAGCGGCTGGTGACCGAGCGGATGCCGCTGAGCGGCCTGGTGCTGAACCGGATGCACGAGAGCGAGCCGGCCGGCCTGTCCGCCGAGGAGAGCCTGGCGGCGGCCGAGCGCCTGGACGCGGCCGGCGACCAGCCGATCACCGCCGACGTGCTGCGGATCCACGCCGGGCTGCTGCGGCAGGCCGAGCGGGAGATCCGGGTCGCGGCCGGTTTCACCGAGGCGTTCCCGCAGGTGCCGACGACCTCGGTCGCAGCACAGCCCGCCGACGTCCACGACGTCGACGGGCTGCGAACGATCGGCGCGTTGCTCGCCTGA
- a CDS encoding WhiB family transcriptional regulator yields MGMISDWPSMAACQSGDPDALFVQGAEQNVAKRICRSCPVRYECLADALDNRIEFGVWGGMTERERRALLRRHPHVASWRKMFEAALKEKGADKVLVSTR; encoded by the coding sequence ATGGGGATGATCAGCGACTGGCCCAGCATGGCGGCGTGTCAGAGTGGCGACCCTGACGCGTTGTTCGTGCAGGGCGCCGAGCAGAACGTGGCGAAAAGGATCTGCCGCAGCTGCCCGGTCCGCTACGAATGCCTCGCGGATGCTCTGGACAACCGGATCGAGTTCGGCGTCTGGGGAGGCATGACGGAACGGGAGCGGCGGGCACTGCTGCGTCGCCACCCGCACGTGGCGAGCTGGCGGAAGATGTTCGAAGCCGCTCTGAAGGAGAAGGGCGCCGACAAGGTGCTGGTCTCCACCCGCTGA
- a CDS encoding transglycosylase domain-containing protein, producing the protein MRRRDHNIFTNATSLLVCGLLAGVVVAAAAFPAAAMSGLAAKAGGETFANLPSELKDFSSPQLTRVFAADGRTPLSTFYDEFRSDVPLKDISPFMQKAIIAAEDRKFYEHNGVDLKGVARAFVSNNQGGPQQGASTLTMQYVRMSLAYSATNPREVINATKDTPKRKITEMKYALQVEKQLSKEQILERYLNIAPFGNQAYGVYAASQVYFNKKPKDLSIAESAMLAGMVKAPTSFNPTTKTGHEQILARRNNYIIPGMVAMNAITQADADKAIKVAIPTKVKPIGNGCVSVSKNSWGFFCDYFYRWWMSQEAFGATTYDRERRLKSGGYKVITTLDLPGQAAARSRILDQTSDNSRNALLLAGIEPGTGKVRVLAANRKYALDDPDHPTNKISSDPRKAKKKIRGSYPKTTNPLLTGGGDIKGYQAGSVFKMFTMVAALESGLPLSFPINTKPTYHSKYKAGYGTPSSCPGSDDWCPSNASKKEAGVFNMWTGFGASVNTYFVPLEEKVGAQNVVAVAKRFGVQFREKEDADRANDEDQAAGWGAFTLGVMQSTPLDMANAYATLAGDGKYCEPTPIEQITTKDGEKIDVGKPHCIQATTKDVARAALDATRCPLGDSAQMGSCGGHATAGDTHGIVDHPVFGKTGTTDASRTASLIAGTTKLVIAGYLVNPDWQDHSDHMDHFPVNKAVQWTLHDYMKGKPKVQFKTTSNDKISIGDLRNVPDVTCSSLSAAEDRISGAGFEPVIGGKVESDCPEGTAAGTAVSRTVKGGAVEIQVSLGKKQPQPGTTETKKPKPGRR; encoded by the coding sequence ATGCGCAGACGCGATCACAACATATTCACGAACGCGACATCGCTGCTCGTTTGTGGCCTGCTGGCCGGTGTCGTGGTGGCCGCGGCCGCCTTCCCCGCGGCGGCGATGTCCGGTCTCGCGGCAAAGGCCGGTGGCGAGACGTTCGCGAATCTGCCCAGTGAGCTCAAAGACTTCAGTTCGCCGCAGCTCACCCGGGTCTTCGCCGCTGACGGGCGGACCCCGCTGTCGACGTTCTACGACGAGTTCCGCAGCGACGTCCCGCTCAAGGACATCTCGCCCTTCATGCAGAAGGCGATCATCGCTGCCGAGGACCGCAAGTTCTACGAGCACAACGGCGTCGACCTCAAGGGCGTGGCGCGTGCCTTCGTGAGCAACAACCAGGGCGGCCCCCAGCAGGGCGCCTCGACCCTGACGATGCAGTACGTGCGGATGTCGCTGGCCTATTCGGCGACCAACCCGCGAGAGGTGATCAACGCCACCAAGGACACCCCGAAGCGCAAGATCACCGAGATGAAGTACGCGCTCCAGGTCGAGAAGCAGCTCTCCAAGGAGCAGATCCTCGAGCGCTACCTGAACATCGCGCCCTTCGGCAACCAGGCGTACGGCGTCTACGCGGCCAGCCAGGTCTACTTCAACAAGAAGCCGAAGGACCTGAGCATCGCCGAGTCGGCCATGCTCGCCGGCATGGTCAAGGCCCCGACCAGCTTCAACCCGACCACCAAGACCGGTCACGAGCAGATCCTGGCCCGGCGCAACAACTACATCATCCCGGGCATGGTCGCGATGAACGCGATCACCCAGGCGGATGCCGACAAGGCCATCAAGGTGGCGATCCCGACCAAGGTCAAGCCGATCGGCAACGGCTGCGTCTCGGTGTCGAAGAACAGCTGGGGCTTCTTCTGCGACTACTTCTACCGCTGGTGGATGAGCCAGGAGGCGTTCGGCGCGACGACGTACGACCGGGAGCGGCGGCTGAAGAGCGGCGGCTACAAGGTGATCACCACGCTCGACCTGCCCGGCCAGGCCGCGGCCCGGTCGCGGATCCTCGACCAGACCTCGGACAACAGCCGTAACGCGCTGCTGCTGGCCGGCATCGAGCCGGGCACCGGCAAGGTCCGGGTGCTCGCCGCCAACCGGAAGTACGCGCTGGACGACCCGGATCACCCGACCAACAAGATCTCCTCGGACCCGAGGAAGGCGAAGAAGAAGATCCGCGGGTCGTACCCGAAGACCACCAACCCGCTGCTCACCGGTGGCGGGGACATCAAGGGCTACCAGGCCGGCTCGGTGTTCAAGATGTTCACCATGGTCGCCGCCCTGGAGTCGGGCCTGCCGCTGAGCTTCCCGATCAACACCAAGCCGACGTATCACTCGAAGTACAAGGCCGGTTACGGCACGCCGTCGTCCTGCCCCGGCTCGGACGACTGGTGCCCGAGCAACGCCAGCAAGAAGGAGGCCGGCGTCTTCAACATGTGGACCGGCTTCGGCGCCTCGGTGAACACCTACTTCGTCCCGCTCGAGGAGAAGGTCGGCGCGCAGAACGTGGTGGCCGTGGCCAAGCGGTTCGGCGTCCAGTTCCGCGAGAAGGAGGACGCGGACCGGGCCAACGACGAGGACCAGGCGGCCGGCTGGGGCGCGTTCACCCTGGGCGTCATGCAGTCCACCCCGCTGGACATGGCGAACGCGTACGCGACGCTGGCCGGTGACGGCAAGTACTGCGAGCCGACCCCGATCGAGCAGATCACCACCAAGGACGGCGAGAAGATCGACGTCGGCAAGCCGCACTGCATCCAGGCCACCACCAAGGACGTGGCCCGGGCGGCGCTGGACGCGACCCGCTGCCCGCTCGGTGACTCGGCGCAGATGGGCAGCTGCGGCGGCCACGCCACCGCCGGGGACACCCACGGCATCGTCGACCACCCGGTGTTCGGCAAGACCGGTACCACCGACGCCAGCCGGACCGCCTCGCTGATCGCCGGCACCACGAAACTGGTGATCGCCGGTTACCTGGTCAACCCGGACTGGCAGGACCACAGCGACCACATGGACCACTTCCCGGTCAACAAGGCCGTGCAGTGGACCCTGCACGACTACATGAAGGGCAAGCCCAAGGTCCAGTTCAAGACCACGTCGAACGACAAGATCTCGATCGGTGACCTGCGCAACGTCCCGGACGTGACGTGCAGCTCGCTCTCCGCCGCCGAGGACCGCATCTCCGGCGCCGGCTTCGAGCCGGTGATCGGCGGCAAGGTCGAGTCGGACTGCCCGGAGGGCACCGCCGCCGGCACCGCGGTCTCCCGGACCGTCAAGGGCGGCGCCGTCGAGATCCAGGTCAGCCTCGGCAAGAAGCAACCGCAGCCGGGCACGACGGAGACGAAGAAACCCAAGCCCGGCCGACGATAG
- a CDS encoding GatB/YqeY domain-containing protein, which produces MGTLKDRLNDDLHAAMKARDELTTSTLRLALAAVRTAETTGDEERDFSDDEVLAVLTKEAKKRRDAAAAFAGAGRDAQAAKETAEGEVLDRYLPKQLTDAEIAEIVAQALAAGGFTGKAQMGPAMKAAQAAVAGRAEGGRVAAEVRRQLG; this is translated from the coding sequence ATGGGAACGCTGAAAGACCGCCTGAACGATGACCTGCACGCCGCGATGAAGGCCCGGGACGAGCTGACCACCTCCACGCTGCGCCTGGCGCTGGCCGCGGTGCGCACCGCCGAGACCACCGGCGACGAGGAGCGGGACTTCTCCGACGACGAGGTGCTGGCGGTGCTGACCAAGGAGGCGAAGAAGCGGCGGGACGCGGCGGCCGCGTTCGCCGGGGCGGGCCGGGACGCGCAGGCGGCGAAGGAAACTGCCGAGGGCGAGGTTCTCGACCGCTACCTGCCGAAACAGCTCACCGACGCGGAGATCGCCGAGATCGTCGCTCAGGCGCTGGCGGCCGGCGGGTTCACCGGCAAGGCGCAGATGGGCCCGGCCATGAAGGCGGCCCAGGCGGCCGTGGCGGGCCGGGCCGAGGGTGGCCGGGTGGCCGCCGAGGTGCGCCGCCAGCTGGGCTGA